In Halobacterium sp. R2-5, the following are encoded in one genomic region:
- a CDS encoding MTH1187 family thiamine-binding protein, protein MTVIAFLSVAPVTEQSMAGDVAGAVAALDDFDVAYETNPMGTVVEADDIDTLLDAVGAAHEAVDADRVSTFLKIDDKRTSDQSAREKVDAVERELGREARSER, encoded by the coding sequence ATGACGGTCATCGCGTTCCTGAGTGTCGCACCGGTCACCGAACAGAGCATGGCGGGCGACGTCGCCGGCGCCGTCGCGGCGCTCGACGACTTCGACGTCGCCTACGAGACGAATCCGATGGGGACGGTCGTCGAGGCCGACGACATCGACACGCTACTGGACGCGGTCGGCGCCGCCCACGAGGCCGTCGACGCCGACCGCGTGAGCACGTTCCTGAAAATCGACGACAAGCGCACGAGCGACCAGTCCGCCCGCGAGAAGGTCGACGCCGTCGAGCGCGAGCTCGGCCGCGAGGCGCGCTCGGAGCGCTGA
- the mch gene encoding methenyltetrahydromethanopterin cyclohydrolase codes for MDSLNRMALELADEALEFTEELDVGAFELDNGATVIDFGVEHRGGLEAGLLLAELQTAGLATVQTRVDEVAGATFPHVELACDRPAIALLGAQKAGWELTVDDYEGLGSGPARALVAREGEYEAIDYVDAFEFAVLALESEAYPTEAAADQVAELAGVNAESVYLPAYRTASVAGSVTAAARAAELALFRLYELGYDPTNVLTASGSAPVAPVAGDEEEAIGRTNDALAYGGRVHLTVTEDFDAFDAVPSSAADRYGKPFADIFADVDWDASAVDEGVFGPAQVTVDVTGGPTYALGEVREDLLAEGFDVA; via the coding sequence ATGGACAGTCTCAACCGGATGGCGCTGGAGCTCGCCGACGAAGCCCTCGAGTTCACCGAGGAGCTCGACGTCGGCGCGTTCGAGCTGGACAACGGCGCGACGGTCATCGACTTCGGCGTCGAGCACCGCGGCGGCCTCGAAGCGGGCCTGCTGCTCGCGGAGCTCCAGACGGCGGGCCTGGCGACCGTCCAGACCCGCGTCGACGAGGTCGCGGGCGCGACGTTCCCGCACGTGGAACTGGCCTGCGACCGCCCCGCAATCGCACTGCTCGGCGCGCAGAAGGCGGGCTGGGAGCTCACCGTCGACGACTACGAGGGGCTCGGCAGCGGGCCGGCGCGCGCGCTGGTCGCCCGCGAGGGCGAGTACGAGGCCATCGACTACGTCGACGCCTTCGAGTTCGCGGTGCTCGCCCTGGAGAGCGAGGCGTACCCGACCGAAGCGGCCGCCGACCAGGTCGCGGAGCTCGCGGGCGTGAACGCGGAGAGCGTCTACCTGCCCGCGTACCGCACCGCGAGCGTCGCGGGCAGCGTCACCGCCGCGGCCCGCGCCGCCGAACTCGCGCTGTTCCGGCTGTACGAACTCGGATACGACCCGACGAACGTCCTCACCGCGTCGGGGAGCGCGCCCGTCGCGCCCGTCGCCGGCGACGAGGAGGAGGCAATCGGCCGCACGAACGACGCCCTCGCGTACGGCGGTCGCGTCCACCTCACGGTCACGGAGGACTTCGACGCGTTCGACGCGGTGCCGTCGTCGGCCGCCGACCGCTACGGGAAGCCGTTCGCGGACATCTTCGCGGACGTCGACTGGGACGCCAGCGCCGTCGACGAGGGCGTCTTCGGGCCCGCCCAGGTCACCGTCGACGTCACCGGCGGCCCGACGTACGCGCTCGGCGAGGTCCGCGAGGACCTGCTCGCCGAGGGCTTCGACGTCGCCTGA